TCATCAAAACACAATCACAACTAACAACTGGACACAATCAGTAAGAGCAAAAAGTAAACCAAACACAGAGAATTTAGATCAAAGCTTAATATACAAACACTGAAACATACACTTAATGTACAAACGCCTCACGAATCATCAACAGAAAGAAAAGAAGAGGGCTTATATAGCTATTCCTCATTGTCAAAGGCAAATTGTGTTGAAACAAAGCAACTTTGCAAGGTACACTTGTTACAATTGGAGTCTATATTTCACTTCCACTTTCTTTTGTTCTCTTTGATGTGCATAGTCAAGGGCTGATGGGACCTGCAAACAAGCAAGCAATTGATTAGATAAAagatatttatatttttacattGGTCTGGGAAAGCCCGATTAGATTAAAAGGAGACTTATTTAAATCTTGTACCAGCTAATACCATCATTAATGGCCTTCCTTCACTCTACATCTTTGGATTGTGACTCTTCTGAGGATATTGCATCTTCCTCGGACTGAATCAGAGATTCATCTAAAACAGAGGTGGAAAACAGAATGAGCTTACTAAGGTCATATATGCATATAACAAAATCGCATCTGACATCTTAAAGTCGAACAGTGGTCTTAGACATAAAACATATCAATACATGACTTGTTAAACCATGCAATGCACTTGTAACCGGTGTTCTGTATAACTACTCTATTGAACTTGAGAGAAGCAACAAGTAGGAGAGGCAAAATCTGACAAAAAGAGTCCATAGTACATTCCCTAAATCAAACTGCAAATCCAGACAACGAAAAGACACATTCTCTGTGGTCTTGGGCCTTGCTATGTAATAACTACAAGTTTTGTTGGTTTAGCTAATACCGAGAAAACAAGACCTAAAGTAGCTATAAATGAAAACAAAAATGAAGTTGAAGATAAACGCAACAACATATAGTTAATTGAAGATAGAAAATGTTACCCTGAGCAGTTGCATCGAAAAGAGTAGAGGAAGGCCAGCCGCGAGAAGTGGTAAGAGACATAACCTCATCATCAGCGAGATTATTAGACAAAGTATTAACCAAGTCCGCAATCCCATAAGAATCTCTCCGAGGCGGAACCCAATAGGAATACCCGGGGCGAAACGGAAGCCAATCAGGAGCGGATCGCTTGACGATGATTCCATGAATAGCATCTTCAATACGCTGTACACTGAACGCTTCAAAATCCAATTGCTGTTGTTGCTGATCGCCTCCACCGATTATAAAAACAGAGTTGTTGTTGCCTGATTGGCTGGATTGGTGTCGAATTGAAGTGAGGAATCGAGAAGAGGAGGTGAGGTGGTGAGCTTTGAGTTTGCGAATTAGGGTTTGGGATAAAGAAGTGGCCATTTTGAATTTGATTAATTGATtagagagggggggggggggagtGAGTTGATAAATAAGGAAGGAAGGATGGTGGTGTAGTTTTGTTAGATTTGGGGGTGTTTCCGGGAGATTATAGGGGTCTGTGGCTCACCTTCTTTGCTTGCTGCTGCTTTCTTAATACCGTCTACGGTTCCGCCTTTGTTTTTTGTTTATTCATTTTTTACAATTGCCACTACCTATCGATTATTAAACCgatcatatttttaaaattctattaattcttttatatttttcataatcgatatattataattaaattattaatttaatatataataataatatttacaaCAACCATGGCTTGCCTCCCAAAATATACACCTCTTTACTCTTCTTTACTGTCAATGTGTCTCAGATTTTACTTACAACAATCATGGGTTCTGTAAGACCCGAAAAATTATGACTATTTTGTGTGGTATTAAATAAagtattatgtgttttattacaatacaaattcaaaattatatttggtCATAAATGTGACAAGTTGTGTGTTTTATATGTTCAGTGTGACTTCGGGTATTTTTTGGCTATTTTATTTTGCGATAAAcgtatttatatataatattatgttATCGAGATTAAATTTTAACACCCGATATTGTGAGTGGGGTGTTTGGCATTATTAGGCGTAATATGAAGTTTATTATATTGATTTTGGGAACAtctagttaatttagaaaatgttTCAATTCGTGAAAAATGATCTTACTGAGCCCCTAACGGGACGTTAAAAAACCCACAaaaatcgtatttttatttttataaaatagtggaactgtcaaatattcaatattttcgcatttttggattatttataatttttggaaaattttggcataaattttatatttattagataaaaatttattcctcgttaattattaattttgagctaattatttttattaaatgatctAATTAGGCCCTTTTAgtgtatttttttataattataaatagattttgataattaattatttttagaaaaaaaaaatattcaaaaaattctctgaaattagtGTTAGGGTTTCAAGAACCATGATTTTGACGTGATCTGGAAAGCAAAGTATaacattgttaggtcacacacacactgtattcaccccctctacagtgtgtgtgacctaacaagtggtatcagagcctatttgttaatgcacaaacagtttaagatccaaacacaatcatgtttgacacagaaactccaactaagcctaccaaaactgaagaacctccaaagacacaaattcaaagtcgttatgagaccatcagagttcccatactgagaccatctgaatatgccatatggaaggtgaggatgaccatatttttggaagctacagatccagaatatcttgatagaatcaaggaaggacctcacaaaccaaccaagctcgcggttgcagttgcaggtgaagcagcaaagactgtaccaaaggagaagaatgattatactgctgaagatatcacatcaattgctaaggatgctaaggtacgacacttacttcatagtgccattgataatgtaatgtcaaacagggtaattaactgcaagactgcaaaggagatatgtgatgttctggaaacaagatgtcagggaactgatacaattaaaaagaacaggaagacaatactcactcaagagtatgaacactttgactcaaaggctaatgagtcattgactgatttatatgatagatttgtcaaactcttgaatgatttgtcactggttaataatgagtatgaacttgaagattcaaatcttaaattcctgttagctcttcctgaaagcggggatttgaaggcaacaacaataagagacaactacaatcttgatgaaacaactcttgatgaaatttatggaatgttcaagactcatgaacttgagatggaacaaagaagcaagaggaaaggaggaaagtcaaggacagttgctcttaaggctgaagaagaatcccccaaggaagctacctcaaggaaagacaagggtaaaactcttttcacaaagtctgatactgagtcgtcaagttctgaaagtgatgatgactcagattctgaaagcttgcctgagactgatgctgatgaggagatgatgaagctgtgtgctcttatggtgaaagggatcacaaagattgcatacaggaagttcaggaagggaaagaagtttttcaggaaaggcacaagttctgataagaagaatttcagaagatctgagggcagaggaggaaagtctgatagaggagattataccaatgtcaaatgctataactgtggtgagaaaggccacatatctcctgattgcaagaaagtgaagggtgacaaaggcaagactcttgtcacaaagaagaaaagctggacagacacctcagactctgaaagtgaggagaattatgctttgatggcaaatgctgataaagcaagtgttgaaagcagttccgaagctgctgaatcaaaggtacctcagactacttatgcttttcatactgatgatattaatgagttgagaagatatcttaaaaccatgtttgttagttatagagatcaaactttaacatgtgaaagattaatttctgaaaatcttgcttttaagaaaagaaatgatttcttagaaaaagagttagttatgttccatcaaactcagaaagatagagatgatgctttttatgttagggatgaagtgctaaaaatgaatgaatctctaaaaactgagttagaaaaggaaagagaagttatcaggacttggactaactctggcagaacaactcaaaatttgctaagtagtgaaaactggaaagagggcttaggttatggaaaGGATAAGagtgataaaggaactgtagaaattaagcctgttgttgttcagcaaaagccaaagttaaaacctgttaagtttgtaactgtaaagtctgataatgagaaatcagaagttataaagggattaacttctgacaaactaaaacaggaaaagacaactgaagtaaacataggtttaatgactaagaagcagcttagcataagctgaaagatgttaagaacgcaaataaggtaaaatcacctaggaaaaatacgaatggaaaggaaggtgtgaataaaagtaatgattataaacctgttcctaaagctcctaggaaaatgtgtcataactgtggaagttctaaccatctggcctctttttgcaggaagaataagaacataaactccttaccttcaaagtctggagttaagagtcagtatgttagatataagccacaaaatccttgttttcattgtggtagtttatggcattccatttatacttgtaaggaatatcatagtttgtactatgattattatcaaataaaaccttctttaaagaaagtttccattgttccttctagtataaattctgatttaaagtctgatagtgtaagttctgataagaaaaatgttaacataaactctgatgctaaatccgctgcaaatgttaacaaacttgataaggccaaaggatccaagcaagtctgggtccttaaaactaatcattagtggtctttgtgattgcagggcaacaggaaaaacatcctagttctggatagtggatgttcaggatatatgactggaaataaagccctgctatcagactttgtggagaaagctggcccaagtattttttatggagatggcaacattggaaaaacattgggatatggcaatatcaatcttgggaatgtcatcattaaagaagtagctctggtctcaggacttaaacacaatctgctgagtataagtcaaatttgtgacagaggttatcatgttgatttctttgaagaacactgtgaagttgtgagtaaatctaaaggcaaagttgttctgaaaggatacaggcgtggtaacatttatgaagctaagctttcaacaagtactgatggttctgcaatctgtctgatgagtagagcatcaattgaagaaagctggaattggcacaagaaactctcacatttaaatttcaacaatagaaaatgagttggtcaagaaagatcttgtgagaggactgccaaagtcagtatttgctcctgttggcctttgtgattcttgtcagaaggccaaacaaagaaaatcttcattcaagagcaagactgaatcatcaattcttgagccttatcacctactacatgttgatctatttggtccagtaaatgtcatgtctattgcaaagaagaaatatgctatggtcatagtggatgagttaaccagatacacatgggtgtatttcttgcacacaaaaattgaaactgcatctatcttgattgatcatgtcaaacaactggataaattggtcaaagattctgtgaaaacaataaggagtgataatggcactgagttcaagaatttgataatggaagagttctgcaaaaaccatgaaattaagcaggaattctatgctcctgaaactccacagcaaaatggagttgttgaaaggaagaatagaactttcattgaagctgcacgtacaatgcttgaagaagcaaagcttccaacctatttctgggctgaagctgtgcagactgcttgttttactcaaaatgcaacactcattaacaagcaaggaaagacaccatatgagatggtgaagaaaaagaagccaaatctgaagtattttcatgtatttggatgtaagtgttttgttctcaagactcatcctgaacagctatccaaatttgatctaaaagctgatgaaggaatctttgttggatatccactttccacaaaagccttcagagtctataatttgagaacaagagtggtcatggaatctatcaatgtctcttttgatgacaagaagattactggacttgaagattttattgatcatgatcagctgagatttgaaaatgaaaactcaaattctgatactgaaaatcctgacaatctaagtcctgatactgcaaactctgatggattaaactctaatgttattgaaactgtggtgactacgccaaaggaagatgcacctatgcagggggagcatactcaagatcttaccacatctcaagaagcatcagaacatacatctggctcttcaagttctgattcgtcaagttctgataagccaagttctgatagttctgaaaatctaaattctgaagaatccaactcagagagcatagtttcagggggagcatcagaaaatgaaaacgaagacatcatggatcatgggggagcatccagttctagagaaaaccttccatctgcaagggagtggactaaatcacatacacctgatttgataattggaaatcctgatgcaggtgtcaaaactagaacaggtacttcaaatgaatgtctttacaattcttttctttctcagactgagccaaagaaagtggaagaagctcttcaagatgctgattgggtgcaagcaatgcaggaagagttaaatgaatttgaaagaaacaaagtctggaccctagtaccaagaccaaataatagatctgttgttggtacaaagtgggtattcagaaacaaaactgacagtgatggcataattacaaggaataaggcaaggctggttgcaaaaggatattctcaacaggagggaattgattatgatgaaacatttgcaccagttgctaggttagaagccataaggatatttttggcttatgctgctcacaaaaagtttactgtctttcaaatggatgtgaaaagtgcttttctcaatggagaattggaggaagaagtatatgttgaacaacctccaggctttgtagattccaaatatccagattatgtctataggcttgataaagcactttatggacttaagcaagctcctagagcatggtatgagactttagctcagtttctcctggaaagtggatttaacagaggaacaatagaaaaaacactgttctacctcaaccatggaaaggacttacttctggtccagatttatgttgatgatatcatttttgggtctacaaatgacagactttgtaaaaagtttgccaaactgatgcagtcaaggtatcagatgagtatgatgggggaacttagctattttctgggccttcaagtcaagcagaatgaagaaggcacttttatttgtcaaactaagtacaccagaaacttgctgaagaaatttagaatgtaagattgttcaagtgcacccactcccatggccactgcaacaaaactggacaaggatactggtaaatcagtagatattactgattacagatgtatgattggctctctactctagctaactgctagtagacctgatatcatgtatgctacatgtctttgtgcaagatttcaagcagatccaagagaacctcacttaacagctgtgaaaagaattttcaagtatcttaagggaacagctgatctgggattatggtatcccagagaatcacattttaaactaataggttactcagatgcagattttgcaggttgcaaaattgacaggaaaagcacaagtggaagctgccaatttcttggaggcagattggtttcttggtttagcaagaaacaaaagtcaatttccacatcaactgcagaagcagagtacattactgcaggaagctgttgtgcacaaattctttggatgaagaatcagttactggattatgggttaacatatttcaaaatccctatttactgtgataatcaaagtgctattcctatgacaggtaatccagttcaacactctatgacaaagcacatcagcatcaagtaccacttcataagggaacatgtggatgaaggtacagtgaaattgcactttgttccaacagattaacaactagcagatatcttcacaaaaccactgtgtgaagctacttttacaagattggtaaatgaacttggaatggtttcaggttctttttctaaatctggttagttttgttctgatgcatcagactttatgatcagtatttacagaatttactctctttgtgtattctgtgcttaattgaaaatttgcttaagtactgactgttgtctgatataagtttctaaactctgatagtgatatgtctgttaatGTAACtactcaatcctatgaggatacctgtgctagatgctgacctagtagtcttcaataaactagggatcccatgttagaagtaattatttctgtggaaatctattgacacaagcaaattctgatattgagcttagttgagtttactttgtctatcttattactaagtcacaaactagaataatgcttttcatctgttaagttctgacgctagtaaatctgttgaatgtactaagtgctgataaacctctcttatcaaaagaaaaagaaaagattcaaggattaaaattcaggtactcttttgagatctagagtataaatgtggaaggaacgacccaagtgcattgctggtattaagtaaatatgcatcagaaaagcaaaatattttcttggtgacttttcacactctatgattactggagaaatactctgataatagcataaattctgataagcagtcgtgactcacttacactgagaagccactgaaaaatggaatttaaaaagatgcacaaaattagcacaaaatagttgaggtggactcaagcatgaactcattcaatagtaggtttcagaataatgacaggtttttagtaaagttttagttatgccttatttctaagatgtactgaagtgaatcagaatttactctttgtctgatatttagcttaatgcacacactaaacactccatatgaatgatgaaaattactgtggtgatctatgttattttagatgaa
This sequence is a window from Apium graveolens cultivar Ventura chromosome 9, ASM990537v1, whole genome shotgun sequence. Protein-coding genes within it:
- the LOC141687395 gene encoding uncharacterized protein LOC141687395, which produces MATSLSQTLIRKLKAHHLTSSSRFLTSIRHQSSQSGNNNSVFIIGGGDQQQQQLDFEAFSVQRIEDAIHGIIVKRSAPDWLPFRPGYSYWVPPRRDSYGIADLVNTLSNNLADDEVMSLTTSRGWPSSTLFDATAQDESLIQSEEDAISSEESQSKDVE